TTTTCTTGGGTTTTTTCTTTTTATGTCTTCTTGAGTAAAGTCCGAATCTTCTAATCATTTTAAAATCTTCCGGAGGAATATACGATAATAACCTTCCTATGAATTGCTCTATAGGGAGAGTTAAATAAATTTTTTTGAAGAATCAGGTTTTTGATTGTATTTAGCAATTTCAAAAATATTATTAATCTTTTTATCTGAATTAACATAAAAGCCAGTTTTGTATTTATGATAACAAAGTGAAATTTTATTCTTTAAATTTCTATGATTTTTTAGTTTGCAATTTTTTAAAAAAAAGCTTAAAATAGAAAAGAGAATATTTTATTCCAAATTTAAATTTTAAGAAAGGAAGTGTAATATGAAATCAGTTACTAGATTAAAATCTATAAGCATAAAAAATATAAAAAACGTAAAAAATGGATCTATAGAATTGCCTCAATCGATAGATGAAAGTGGATACGTTAAGCAATCAGATATAATAGGTATTTATGGACAAAATGGATCTGGAAAGACAGCAGTAATTGAATCTTTAAATATATTAAAAATTTTGATTTCAGGAGAAAAGTTACCTAAAGATACAATAAACTTAATATCAGCAGATGCTGTAAGTGCAGACTTAGAGTATGAGTTTTACGCATTTATTAAAGATAAATTAAGTTTAATAAAATATAAAGTTACTTTAGAAAAATCAACTGTAAAAGATGACGATAGTGATGTATTAAAACATGATTTTAGAGTAATAGATGAAGAGATTTATTCTTTAGATTTACCTAGAGAAAAAGGTAAAAGATACAAGGTGTTAGGAGCTTTTTTCAGTACAAAGGAAATTTCACCTAAAAATTTAAAAGATTATCTTATTTCTGATGAAGATGCAAGAGTAGAGTTTAGAGTTTTAGAAAATAGATTACAAAGTGAAAGAAGGAGTTTGATTTTCTCAAAAGTTTTTTTAGATAAACTACCAAAAGATAGTTTTAAAGAATTGGCTGATGTTTTAGAAGCAATGAGATATTATGGAGCTATGAATTTAACTGTTGTAGAAAATAGAGATTCAGGAGTTATTAATGCAAACTTTTTAATTCCATTAAGTTTTAGACATAGCAATAATGACAAAGTATCTCATGGAAAGATAGGACTATATTTAAATCAACCTAATGAAGTTCTAGTAGATGAGTACGATCTCATTCAAAATGTTTTAGGACAAATGAATATAGTTTTAAGTAAAATAATTCCTGGATTAACAGTTACTACTAAAGAACTGTCAAGATCGTTTAATGAAAAATCATCACAGATGGTAAAATTTCAATTGTTTTCTAAAAATGGAGATGTAGAAATTCCATTAAGATATGAGTCTGATGGAATTAAAAAAATAATTTCAATACTAAGCTCGTTTACTGTTGTTTATAATAATTCCAATTATTGTTTGGTAGTTGATGAGCTGGATGCTGGAATATTTGAATATCTTTTAGGTGAAATATTGGAAATTGTTTCTAAATATGGAAAAGGACAGCTTATTTTTACTTCTCACAATTTAAGACCTTTAGAAGTACTTAATAAAGATAACTTAGTTTTTACAACAACTGATAAAGAAAATAATTATACAAAACTTTCAAATATAAAAGTTACAAACAACATCAGAAATGTATATATGAAAAATGTAATGCTTGGAAGTAGTAATAAAAAAGATGAGTTATATAATGAAACTGATAGCTATGAAATAAAAAAAGCTTTTAAAAAAGCTGGAAGTGGTAAGTAATGGCTAGAAAAAAAGTTGTAATAGTAATAGTAGAGGGTATTAGTGATGAAATGGCTTTAGAAGGTAGTTTAAGAAATTTATACAGAAGTAAAGAGGTCAGATTTAAAGTTGTTAGAAGCGATATAACAAGTGATAGGAATAGTAGCAGCAATAATATAAAGGCAAAAGTTGCAGAACTTATAAAATCGGAGATGTCTAGATTTTCTTTAGATAGAGAGGATATTTTAAAAGTTATACATATAGTAGATATGGATGGTGCATATATTAATGAAGACGCAATAAAGGAATCATCTGAAATACAGGAATTTAAATATACTGAAACTCATATATTAGCTCCAAGTATAGAAAAAGTAGTAGAACGTAATGAAAGAAAGGCTAAAAATTTAAATGTTCTATCTTGTCTTAATAAGATTAATGTTTCTTTAGACTATTCTCTTTATTATTTTTCATGTAATCAAGAGCATGTTCTTCATAATTTAATTGATGTTCCAGATAACCAAAAAAGAACTCTTGCAGAAAAGTTTAATGATCAGTATGAAGATAATTTAGATGAGTTCAAAGATTTTATTACAAGTGAAGAGTTTGCTGTAAAAGGTAGTTATT
The nucleotide sequence above comes from Cetobacterium somerae ATCC BAA-474. Encoded proteins:
- a CDS encoding AAA family ATPase is translated as MKSVTRLKSISIKNIKNVKNGSIELPQSIDESGYVKQSDIIGIYGQNGSGKTAVIESLNILKILISGEKLPKDTINLISADAVSADLEYEFYAFIKDKLSLIKYKVTLEKSTVKDDDSDVLKHDFRVIDEEIYSLDLPREKGKRYKVLGAFFSTKEISPKNLKDYLISDEDARVEFRVLENRLQSERRSLIFSKVFLDKLPKDSFKELADVLEAMRYYGAMNLTVVENRDSGVINANFLIPLSFRHSNNDKVSHGKIGLYLNQPNEVLVDEYDLIQNVLGQMNIVLSKIIPGLTVTTKELSRSFNEKSSQMVKFQLFSKNGDVEIPLRYESDGIKKIISILSSFTVVYNNSNYCLVVDELDAGIFEYLLGEILEIVSKYGKGQLIFTSHNLRPLEVLNKDNLVFTTTDKENNYTKLSNIKVTNNIRNVYMKNVMLGSSNKKDELYNETDSYEIKKAFKKAGSGK